CCACCATCCACGCGAGCCGCAGCGCGGGTGCCAGGCTCTTGCTGGCGGTGCCCAGATAGACCACATGCTCGGGGTCGAGCCCCTGGAGTGCCCCGACCGGGTGACGGTCATAGCGGAACTCCCCGTCGTAGTCGTCCTCCAGGATCAGCCCGCCCACCCGCGACGCCCAGTCGACCACGGCGGCGCGCCGGTCGGGGTGCAGCGAAACCCCGGTGGGGAACTGATGCGCCGGGGTGAGCAGAACGGTCCGGAGCCCGGCCGACCGGTCCAGCTCCGCCGTCCGCACGCCCTGCTGATCGACCGGCAGCGGCACGGTGCGCAGCCCGGCCCCGCGCATCACGTTCCAGTGGACGTCGAGCCCGTAGGACTCCACGCCCACCTCACGGTGTCCGGCCTTCGCCCGCACCCTGCTGAGCAGGGCCAGCCCCTGGACGAACCCGGCGCAGACCACGATCCGTTCGGGCGCGGCCCGCACCCCGCGGGCACGCGCCAGATAGTCGGCCAGGACCCGCCGCAGCTCGGGCCGTCCGGCGGGGTCGCCGTAGCCGAAGGCCTCGTTCGGCGCGGCGGTCAGGGCGCGCCGGGCCGCGGAGAGCCAGGCGGACCGGGGGAAGGCCGAGACATCGGGCTGACCGGCCCGCAGATCGTAGGTGGGCCGGGTGGCGGCCACCGCGGCGGGAGGCGGTGTGCGCGGCGGCGCGGGCTCCGGCGGCACGACGCGCCGGGCGACCCGGGTGCCCGAGCCCTGCCGGGCCGTCAGCCAGCCCTCGGCCACCAGCTCCCCATAGGCGTCGGCCACGGTGTTCCGGGCGATGCCGAGGTCGGCGGCGAGGGAGCGGGAGGAGGGCAGCCGGGTGCCCGGGGCGAGCCGCCCGCCGCGGACGGCGTCGCGCAGGGCCCGGATGAGAGCGTCCCGCACCCCGGTCCCGCCGCCCCGCGGCAGATCCAGATGGAGATCCGCCCCCGGCCCAGCCGGACCCCCCGCCCGCTGTCCGGGGCCGTCTGCCCGCTGTCCAGGGCCGCCCGCCCGCTGTCCAGGGCCGCCCGCCCGCTGTCCGGGGCCATCTGTCCGCTGTCCGGGTTCGCCCCTCGGAGTGGCCCATGAATCCGCCATGGAAATGGACCATACCCCTGGGCCGCCCGGCCTCTAGCGTGGAGCCATGACGACCGGTACTTCGCACGCACACGGCCCCCGGATGCAGTTCGCCAAGGCCGCCCCCGAGGTCTACAAGGCCATGGTCACCCTGGACGCGGCCGCCAGGAAGGGCGTCGACCCGACGCTGGCCGAGCTGGTCAAGGTCCGTGCCTCACAGCTCAACCACTGCGCCTTCTGCATCGACATGCACACCAAGGACGCCCGCGCGGCGGGCGAGTCCGAGGACCGCCTGTACCTCCTCAACGCCTGGGAGGAGGCCGACGACCTCTACACCGAGAAGGAGCGGGCCGCCCTCGCCCTGACCGAGGCCGTCACCGTCCTGACCGACGGCTTCGTCCCGGACGAGGTCTACGAGCGCGCCGCCAAGCACTTCGAGGAGCGTGAGCTGGCCCAGGTCATCGCCCTGATCTTCACCATCAACGCCTGGAACCGCATCGGTGTGACCACCCGCATGGCCCCCGGCGCCTACAAGCCGTAAGCACCGAGCGGCGTTCGGGGAGCCGGTGACGCTCCCCGAACCGCTCGGCCGCACACTCGACACCGCGGGCTTCCTCAAGCCATCCGGAGTAATCCGGTCGCCCATGCTGCCCTGAGCACGATCAGGGCTCAGGGCAGCCACTTCTTCCAGACGTCCGGATGCGCCTCGACCCACTTCTTCGCGGCGTCCTCGGGTGACATCCCCTGCGAGGCGATCAACTCGGACACCTCGTTCTGGTCCTTCTTGGTCCAGTGGAACTTCTTCAGGAACGCCGCCGCCTTGCCACCCTTCTTCGCGAAGTCCGCGTTCAGATACTTCTGTAGCGGTGTGGTCGGGTAGGCGCAGTCGAAGGAGTCGGGGTCCTTGGCACCCTCGTCAGCGCACTTGTCCGTGTACTTGGGCAGCTTGACCTCGACCATCGGCACCTGGTTGAACAGCCACTGCGGCTCGTACCAGTACGCCAGGAACGGCTTCTTGGCCTTGGCGAACTGCTTCATCTGGGTGATCTGCGCCGCCTCCGAACCCGCGAAGACGATCTGGTAGTTCAGCTTCAGGTTCTTCACCAGCGCCTTGTCATTGGTGACATAGGACGGTGAACCGTCCAGCAGCTGGCCCTTGCCGCCACTCTCCGCGGTCTTGAAGGTCTTCGCGTATGTGTTGAGGTTCTTCCAGTCCAGGACGTCCGGATGGGCGTCGGCGAAGTACTTCGGCACCCACCAGCCGATATGGCCGGTGACGCCGAGCCCGCCGCCCGGCACGATCGTCTTCTTGTCCTTGACGTAGCGCTGCTCCTGGTCCGGATGGCCCCAGTCCTCCAGGATCGCGTCCACCCGGTCCTGGCTGAGCGCGTCCCACGCCGGAACCTCGTCCACCTGGACGGTGTCGACGCGATAGCCCAGCTCATGCTCCAGCAGATACTGGGCGACCGCGACATTGGACTGGGCGCCGACCCACGACTGGACCGAGAGCGTGACGCTCTTCGCCCCGCCCACATTGGCGTACGGCGAGGACTGCTTGGTCATGTCCGCCGCGCCGCAGCCGGTCGCGGTGAACACGGCCGCGATCCCGGCGGCGGCCATCAGCAGCCGAGTGCGGGTGCGAGCCATCTCAGGCCCCCTTCCTGTCGCGGCGCGACGTCGGCTGGGTGACCCGGTCCAGCATCAGACCCAGGCAGACGATGGCCGCGCCGGCCACCAGACCGGTGGCCAGATCGCCCTGGGCCAGGCCGAACACCACGTCGTAGCCGAGCGCGCCCGAGCCGACCAGACCGCCGATGATCACCACGGCGAGCACCAGCACCACGCCCTGGTTGACGGCGAGCAGCAGCGCCGGGCGGGCCAGCGGGAGCTGGACCTGGCGCAGTTGCTGCCCCTGGGTGGCACCGAGCGAACGCGCGGACTCCAGCGCCGCCGGATCCACGTTCCGCAGCCCCTGGGTGGTGATGCGGATGACGGCGGGCAGCGCGTAGACGATGGCCGCGGCCGCCGCCGGGGCACGGCCGACGCCGAACAGCGCGACCACCGGGATCAGATACACGAACTGCGGCATGGTCTGGCACACGTCCAGCACCGGCCGCAGCAGCCGCTCCAGCCGGGTGGACCGCGCGGCCGCGATGCCGATCGCGAAACCGAGCACCAGCGTGACGAAGACGGCCGCCAGCACCTGGGAGAGGGTGTCCATGGACGGCGCCCACACCCCGAGCACACCGATCGCTGCCATGGCGGCGGTGGCGGTCAGGGCGGTGGCCCAGGTGCCGATCAGCCAGGCCAGCGTCGCGACGATCAGCAGCACCGCGTACCACGGGAGGCCCTGGAGCCCCTCGCGCAGCGGGTCCAGGATCCACTTGACGTAGTCCGAGGCCCAGTCGGCGGTGCCGCCGACGACCGGCACACCCGTGTAGAGGTGGTCGACCATCCAGTCCTTGAACTGGTTGACGGGCTCCTCGATGGGGACGGTCCAGCCGGTCGGCCAGGTCTGGGACCCGGCCAGCCGTCCGACGAGGGTCACCGCCACGGTGATCACCCCGACGCCCGCCCAGGCGGGCCAGCCGCGCAGCAGCCGGGGCCCGCCCTCGGCCGGGGGCTCGCCGAGGCGCTCGCCCGCCGACGCCGTGGTGCGGTCCATCACGACGGCGAGCAGCACGATCGGGAGGCCGGCGGCCAGCGCCTTGCCGACGTCCACGCTGGACAGCGCCTGGTAGACGCGGTCACCGAGACCGCCGCCGCCGATCACCGAGGCGATGACGGCCATGGACAGCGCCATCATGATCGCCTGGTTGACGCCCAGCAGCAGTTCCTTACGGGCCAGCGGCAGCCGGGCCGACAGCAGCCGCTGCCGCCAGGTGGCGCCGAGCGAGGCCACCGCCTCCAGCACCCCGGCGTCCGCGCCGCGCAGACCGAGGGCGGTGAGCCGGGCCATCGGCGGGGCCGCGTAGATCACGGTGGCCAGCACCGCGCCCGGTACGCCGATGCCGAAGATCAGCACGACGGGCAGCAGATAGGCGAACGCGGGCAGCACCTGCATGGTGTCCAGAATCGGGCGCAGCGCCCGGAACGCCCGTTCCGAGAGCCCGCCGGCCAGGCCCAGCAGCCCGCCGATGACGACGGACGCGGTGACGGCGACGGCCATCAGCGCGAGCGTCTGCATCGTCGGCACCCACATGCCCAGCAGCCCGCACACGGCGAAGGACACCAGGGTCGTCACCGCGACCCGCACCCCGGCGACCCGCCAGGCCACCAGGGTCGAGGCGGCGGTCACCCCGGCCCAGCCGAGGGTGAGCAGCACGACGTAGACGGCGCGCACGCAGATGATGACCACGTTGCTGATGTGGCCGAAGAAGTAGAGGAAGATCCAGTGGCTGTCGCGGTTGTCGATGATCCAGTCACTGGCCTTGCCGAGCGGCTCGGAGACATCGACGGTCAGCGCGTCCGGCCAGCTGCCGCTCGCCCACTTGGCGTGCGCGAGGGGCACCAGCACGGCGGCGATCACCACGAGCACCGCCAGCTTGCGCGCGGCATGGCTGTGCACGACGGCGCTCAGCAGGGACGGGCGCGTCTCGTCCGCCGCCGTCCCGGTGGCCGCCGGTTCGGTGGCGGGGTCGGTGGAGGGGCGGGTGGCGGTGGCACTCATACGCGCCCCCCGGTGCGGCCTGGCGGAGAGAGGGTCGAGGTGGGGCTCATGCCGCGGCCACCTCCTTGCCGTCCAGGCCCGCGACGACGCTCAGCAGACAGGCGTGGTCGACGACGCCCAGGCAGCGGCCGCCGTCCACGACGCGCGCGGGGCCGCCGGTGCGGGCCACGGCCTCGATCGCGTCGGCGACCGTGGTGCCCGGGGCCAGCGCGGGCCCGCCGTCCTGCTCGTCGGAGGTCGCGGGGCGCATGGCGCGGCGCACGGTCAGCACCTGTTCCCGCGGCACATCGCGGACGAAGTCCCGTACGTAGTCGTCCGCCGGGGAGCCGACGATCTCCTCCGGGGTGCCCAGCTGCACGATCCCGCCGTCGCGCATCAGCATGATGCGGTCACCGAGGCGCAGCGCCTCGCTGAGGTCATGGGTGATGAAGACCATCGTCCGGCCCTCCTCGTGGTGCAGCCGGATGACCTCCTCCTGCATATCGCGGCGGATCAGCGGGTCGAGCGCGCTGAACGGCTCGTCGAAGAGCAGCACCTCGGGGTCGACGGCGAGCGCCCGGGCCAGGCCCACCCGCTGCTGCTGACCGCCGGAGAGCTGGCCGGGGCGGCGGCGCTCGAGGCCGGTGAGGCCGACCTTCTCCACCACCTCGGCGGCCTTGGCCCGGCGCTCGGCCTTGCCCACGCCCTGGATCTCCAGCCCGTAGGCGACGTTGTCCAGGACGGAGCGGTGCGGCAGCAGCCCGAAGTGCTGGAAGACCATGGCGGCGCGGTGCCGGCGCAGATCGCGCAGCCGGGCCTTGTCCATGGCCAGGACGTCCTCCCCGTCGATCTTCAGAGTGCCGGAGGTGGGCTCTATCAGCCGGGTGAGGCAGCGGACGAGGGTGGACTTGCCGGAGCCGGACAGCCCCATGACCACGAACACCTCGCCCGGCTGGACGTCGAAGGAGACCTCGCGGACGGCGGCGGTGCAGCCGGTGCGGGCGCGCAGCTCACCGGCGGACAGCTCGGCCTCGGCGGAGCCGGGGATCCGGTCGGCCTTGGGACCGAAGACCTTCCACAGGTCGCGGACCGAGAACACCGGGGTGCGCTCGCCGCTCTCGGGGATCCTGGGGGTGTCGGGCGTCTCGGGGACCACGGTCGTAGCCATCACGCCTCACCTCCCGGCTGATGCGTGGCAGCTCGGTCATCGGACCTGTGCCGGTCCCGATCGCGCTCCTCGAACAGCAGCTCAGCGCACTTCTCGCCCACCATCAGGACTCCGATCATCGGGTTCACGGCCGGCATCGTCGGGAAGACGGACGCGTCGGCGATACGGACGCCGTTCAGGCCCCGGATCCGCAGATCGGGGCCGACCACGGCGAGTTCGTCCGACGTGGCACCCATACGACAGGTGCCCGCCGGGTGGTACACGGTGTGCGCGACCTTGCGGGCGTACTCGCTGATCTCCTCGTCCGAGGTGATCTCCGGGCCCGGGAACACCTCGCGCTTGAGCCAGCTCGCCAGCGGTTCGGTCTTGGCGATCTCACGCGCGACACGGATGCCGTCGACCAGCGTGCGGCCGTCGTAGTCCTCCTCGTCCGTGAAGTACCGGAAGTCGAGGGCGGGCTTGACGGACGGGTCGGCGCTGGTGAGGTAGAGCCGGCCGCGGCTGCGCGGCTTGGGGATGTTGGGGGTCATCGACACGCCGTGCTCGGGCTTTTGGTAGCCCAGCCGCTCCGGGTTGTCGGTGAACGGGATTTGGTAGAAGTGGAACATCAGGTCCGGGCCCCGGGATTCGGGGTCGCGCCGGATGAACAGCCCCGCGTCGGAGTCCATCGCGGAGTTGTCCGGAATCGGACCGTCCGTCTCCCATACGATGACCGACTCGGGGTGGTCGAGCAGGTTCTCGCCGACGCCCGGCAGATCGTGGACGGCGGGGATGCCCAGCGCCTCCAGATCGGCCTTGGGCCCGATACCGGAGTGCATCAGCAGCCGCGGGGTGTCCACGGCGCCCGCGCAGACCAGGACCTCGGTCTCGGCCCGGACCAGGATCTCCTCGCCGTCCTTGGTGCGGACGTGCACGCCGGTGACCCGGCCGGTGTCGTCCAGCTCCAGCTTGTACGCCCAGGTCTCCAGCATCAGATGGAGGTTGGGCCGGTCCAGGAACGGGTGCAGATAGGCGACCGACGCCGAGGAGCGCTTGTTGCTCTCCGGGTGGTACGCGAGGTCGAAGAAGCCGACGCCCTCATGGAACGGCTTCTTGTTGAACCCCTCGACCCGCGGCACCCCGGCGGCGGCCTGGGCGGCGTCGACGAAGTCCCGCGCGATCGCGTTCCGGTCCTTCTCGTCCACCGGGACGATGTTGTTGCGCAGCCGCCGGAAGTACGGGTCCATGGACTCCGCGTCCCAGCCCTCGGCGCCGGCCTCGGCCCACTCGTCCCAGTCACCGGGCAGCGGCTTGAAGGAGATCAGGGTGTTGTGCGAGGAGCACCCTCCGAGCACCCGCGCCCGGCTGTGCCGGATATGCGAATTTCCGCGTGGCTGCTCGGTGGTGGGGTAGTCGTAGTCCAAGTCGCCGCCGAGCAGGCCGAGCCAGCGGCGCAGGGTGAGCACGTCAGGCCGGTCGACATCCGACGGTCCGCCCTCGATGACGGCGACACGGATGTCCGGGTCCTCGGTGAGCCGGGAAGCGATCACCGAGCCTGCGGTGCCGCCGCCGATCACGACGTAGTCGTATGCGACAGGTACGGACATGTGGGGTTACTCCTCGCGGTCTTACCCAAACGGCTCGCGCCGGTGCGGGCCGGGGGCTGCTGCCGCCCCTGGGGTGGGGTGTTGCCGGGTGCCTTACGTGCCTACGGGCTTCTCGCCGCCGGTCGCCGCGATCGGGCGCGGCCGGGTCCGGGCCCCGGGGGACGAGTCCGGGCCCGGCCGTGCCCCGGGCGGGGCCGGCGGCGGGGTTCAGCCGGCGAACCAGCGCACCGGGCTCGGCCGCAGGTTCTCGTAGACGTGCTTGGTCTCGCGGTATTCGTCAAGGCCCGCGGGACCGAGCTCGCGCCCGACCCCGGACTTGCCGAAACCGCCCCATTCGGCCTGCGGAAGGTAGGGGTGGTAGTCGTTGATCCACACGGTGCCGTGCCGCAGCCGGGCGGCGACGCGCCGCGCCCGGGCGGTGTCGGCGGACCAGACGGCGCCGGCCAGTCCGTACTCCGTGTCATTGGCGAGTGTGACTGCCTCGTCCTCGGTTTGGAAGGACTCGACCGTCAGAATCGGCCCAAACGTTTCCTCCCGTACCACCCGCATCTCGCGGTGGCACTGGTCGAGCACGGTCGGGAGGTAGAAGTACCCGGTGGCCGGGCGGACCTCGCTGGGCTCCGGCTGCTTGCCACCGCAACGCAGCAACGCGCCCTCCTCGAGGGCGGACGCCACATACGCCTCGGTCTTGTCCAGCTGCTGGGCCGAGACCAGCGGACCGCATTCGACACCGTCCTCGGTGCCGCGGCCCAGCTTGATCTTCTCCGCCCGGCGGGCGAGCTCGGCCACGAACCGCTCGCGCACCGACTCCTCGATGATCAGCCGGGCACCGGCCGAGCAGACCTGGCCGCTGTGGATGAAGGCGGCGTTCAGGGCCTGGTCGACGGCGGTGTCAAAGCCCTCGGCGGTGGCGCAGGCATCGGCGAAGACCACATTGGGGTTCTTGCCGCCGAGCTCCAGCGCGACTTTCTTGACCGTCGGCGCGGCGGCCTGCGCGACCTTGGTGCCGCTGACCAGGCCACCGGTGAAGGAGACCAGATCCACATCGGGGTGCTCGGACAGCCGGGCGCCCACGGGGTCACCCGCGCCGGTGACCACATTGGCCACCCCGGCCGGCAGCCCGGCCTCGGCCAGCAGCTTCACCAGATGGACGGTGGACAGCGGAGTCACTTCGCTGGGCTTGATCACAAAGGTGTTCCCGGCGGCCAGCGCCGGGGCGACCTTCCAGCTGGCCTGGAGCAGCGGATAGTTCCAGGGGGTGATCATCGCGCAGACACCGACCGGCTCATGGACCACGACGCTGTGCACATCGGGGGTGCCCGCGTCGACCACGCGCCCGGCCGACTCGCCCGCGACCAGATCGGCGAAGTAGCGGAAGGCGTTGGTCACGTCGTCGACGTCGACCCGGCCCTCCTCCAGGGTCTTGCCGGTGTCACGGCTCTCGATGAGCGCGATCGTCTCGCGGTCGCGCTGGAGCAGGTCGGCGACGCGGCGCAGCAGCGCCGCCCGCTCGGCCACCGGCGTCCCGGGCCAGGGACCCTGGTCGAAGGCGCGACGCGCGGCAGCGATCGCCGCGTCGGTGTCCTCGGCACCACCCTCCGCGACGACGGCGAGGGTCTTGGCGTCCGCGGGGTCGAGGACCTCCCGCTGCGCCCCGGATGCGGCTGCCTGCCACACCCCGTCCACATGAATGGTCTCGACTGCCGCCACGTGATTTCTGCCTTCCGGTTCCGCGTGCTGTGCCACTGGTCCAAGCCAGCAACATGGACCCCTAACCGGAAGGCGGGAACCTATGCGCGATTCGCAAGAGAAAGTGGGCCGGCTCACGTGATCCGAAGGCAAAACCGGCCCCACGACTCATGATCGGCCTGTGTGTCAAGAGGTCGTGCGGTCAAGAAGTGGTTCGGGTCACAACGGGGCCGGGGGGTGATCACGACGCGGTGCAGTAGGCGGTCGGGCAGAAGGTGTCCACCGCCGTCTGGTGGACCTCCCGCTCCTCCACCCGGTCCCCGGCCCCGGAGGGGCCGTTCACCAGCACCGCGTACATGGTGCCGTTGGGGGCGGCGAAGCGGCGGTCGAGCATCCGGCGGTGGCCGTCGCTCTTGGACTCGTATGTGTACTCCAGCTGGACCGGGTCCATGGCGGCCGAGCCCAGCCGGGTGAGGGCGATCTGCTCGTAGTCGCGGTGGGTGGAGGCGATCCGCTCGGCCTCCTGGGCGGACTCGTACGGCGTCGACTCGGGGCCGTGCAGCTCAAAGATCTGGATCACGGTGCTGTCGTCGGGCGAGGTGTAGTAGACGCTGGGGCCCTCGGCCGTCCGCCGCCATCCGTCCGGGACCGCGAGGTGGTACCCGGCCGGGTCGGCCTGGGTGCTGTAGCCCGCGGGCGGGGCGCCGCCCGTCAGGGAGGGTGAGGACGGGGTGCCGAACGGCGTCGCGGACGGGGACCCGGAGGGCGCCCCGGTCGGAGGGGCCGTGGGGAGATCGGTCGGGAGATCGGTCGGCCCGCTGGTCTCGGGGCCGGGCGAGGGGTAGAGATCGCTCGGCTGGGAGGCGTCCCCGCTCGGCGCGGCCGTGGGGCTCTCGCGGTCCCAGGGCAGCGGACCCGCCTGATTCCGGGAGGTCCCATCGCCCCCGAAGGCCACCCATCCGGAGAACGCGATCCCCGCGACCAGGAAGATCGTCACCGCCAGCGCCCGTAGCACCCGCCTGGCGTCCTGCCCCGGCGCTCCCCCGTTGTGCATGCTCATCTATGCCCCCCGATGATGGATCTCTGCTCCCATATGCGGATAAGCCGTGTCGGCCCACATCGATGTACCCGGTCCGGGGGCCGCCCCACCCCCTGTCACCGCACCGATACGTGCCCGTCGCCCGGCCGCCGGTCAGGTGGCCGGGCGACGGTCAGGTGGCCGGGCAGTAGGCCGTGGGGCAGAAGGACGCCAGCACGATGCCCTGCCGTTCCCGCTGCTTCGGCCAGTCGTCGGCCGGACCCGCGACCAGCACCGCGTACTGCACCCGGTCCGGGCCGGTGAAGGCCCGGTCGAGTATCCGGCGCGGGCCGTACTTGGCGCTGCGGTAGCCGTACTCCAGCTCCGCGTCCGCGTCATCGCCGGGCCCGAGCCGCTTGAGGTCATACCGCTTGTAGCCGGGGTTCTTCTT
This genomic interval from Streptomyces asiaticus contains the following:
- a CDS encoding serine/arginine repetitive matrix protein 2, which encodes MSMHNGGAPGQDARRVLRALAVTIFLVAGIAFSGWVAFGGDGTSRNQAGPLPWDRESPTAAPSGDASQPSDLYPSPGPETSGPTDLPTDLPTAPPTGAPSGSPSATPFGTPSSPSLTGGAPPAGYSTQADPAGYHLAVPDGWRRTAEGPSVYYTSPDDSTVIQIFELHGPESTPYESAQEAERIASTHRDYEQIALTRLGSAAMDPVQLEYTYESKSDGHRRMLDRRFAAPNGTMYAVLVNGPSGAGDRVEEREVHQTAVDTFCPTAYCTAS
- a CDS encoding GMC family oxidoreductase encodes the protein MSVPVAYDYVVIGGGTAGSVIASRLTEDPDIRVAVIEGGPSDVDRPDVLTLRRWLGLLGGDLDYDYPTTEQPRGNSHIRHSRARVLGGCSSHNTLISFKPLPGDWDEWAEAGAEGWDAESMDPYFRRLRNNIVPVDEKDRNAIARDFVDAAQAAAGVPRVEGFNKKPFHEGVGFFDLAYHPESNKRSSASVAYLHPFLDRPNLHLMLETWAYKLELDDTGRVTGVHVRTKDGEEILVRAETEVLVCAGAVDTPRLLMHSGIGPKADLEALGIPAVHDLPGVGENLLDHPESVIVWETDGPIPDNSAMDSDAGLFIRRDPESRGPDLMFHFYQIPFTDNPERLGYQKPEHGVSMTPNIPKPRSRGRLYLTSADPSVKPALDFRYFTDEEDYDGRTLVDGIRVAREIAKTEPLASWLKREVFPGPEITSDEEISEYARKVAHTVYHPAGTCRMGATSDELAVVGPDLRIRGLNGVRIADASVFPTMPAVNPMIGVLMVGEKCAELLFEERDRDRHRSDDRAATHQPGGEA
- a CDS encoding carboxymuconolactone decarboxylase family protein, translating into MTTGTSHAHGPRMQFAKAAPEVYKAMVTLDAAARKGVDPTLAELVKVRASQLNHCAFCIDMHTKDARAAGESEDRLYLLNAWEEADDLYTEKERAALALTEAVTVLTDGFVPDEVYERAAKHFEERELAQVIALIFTINAWNRIGVTTRMAPGAYKP
- a CDS encoding quaternary amine ABC transporter ATP-binding protein; the encoded protein is MATTVVPETPDTPRIPESGERTPVFSVRDLWKVFGPKADRIPGSAEAELSAGELRARTGCTAAVREVSFDVQPGEVFVVMGLSGSGKSTLVRCLTRLIEPTSGTLKIDGEDVLAMDKARLRDLRRHRAAMVFQHFGLLPHRSVLDNVAYGLEIQGVGKAERRAKAAEVVEKVGLTGLERRRPGQLSGGQQQRVGLARALAVDPEVLLFDEPFSALDPLIRRDMQEEVIRLHHEEGRTMVFITHDLSEALRLGDRIMLMRDGGIVQLGTPEEIVGSPADDYVRDFVRDVPREQVLTVRRAMRPATSDEQDGGPALAPGTTVADAIEAVARTGGPARVVDGGRCLGVVDHACLLSVVAGLDGKEVAAA
- a CDS encoding aldehyde dehydrogenase family protein; this encodes MAAVETIHVDGVWQAAASGAQREVLDPADAKTLAVVAEGGAEDTDAAIAAARRAFDQGPWPGTPVAERAALLRRVADLLQRDRETIALIESRDTGKTLEEGRVDVDDVTNAFRYFADLVAGESAGRVVDAGTPDVHSVVVHEPVGVCAMITPWNYPLLQASWKVAPALAAGNTFVIKPSEVTPLSTVHLVKLLAEAGLPAGVANVVTGAGDPVGARLSEHPDVDLVSFTGGLVSGTKVAQAAAPTVKKVALELGGKNPNVVFADACATAEGFDTAVDQALNAAFIHSGQVCSAGARLIIEESVRERFVAELARRAEKIKLGRGTEDGVECGPLVSAQQLDKTEAYVASALEEGALLRCGGKQPEPSEVRPATGYFYLPTVLDQCHREMRVVREETFGPILTVESFQTEDEAVTLANDTEYGLAGAVWSADTARARRVAARLRHGTVWINDYHPYLPQAEWGGFGKSGVGRELGPAGLDEYRETKHVYENLRPSPVRWFAG
- a CDS encoding ABC transporter substrate-binding protein, producing MARTRTRLLMAAAGIAAVFTATGCGAADMTKQSSPYANVGGAKSVTLSVQSWVGAQSNVAVAQYLLEHELGYRVDTVQVDEVPAWDALSQDRVDAILEDWGHPDQEQRYVKDKKTIVPGGGLGVTGHIGWWVPKYFADAHPDVLDWKNLNTYAKTFKTAESGGKGQLLDGSPSYVTNDKALVKNLKLNYQIVFAGSEAAQITQMKQFAKAKKPFLAYWYEPQWLFNQVPMVEVKLPKYTDKCADEGAKDPDSFDCAYPTTPLQKYLNADFAKKGGKAAAFLKKFHWTKKDQNEVSELIASQGMSPEDAAKKWVEAHPDVWKKWLP
- a CDS encoding PLP-dependent aminotransferase family protein, producing the protein MADSWATPRGEPGQRTDGPGQRAGGPGQRAGGPGQRADGPGQRAGGPAGPGADLHLDLPRGGGTGVRDALIRALRDAVRGGRLAPGTRLPSSRSLAADLGIARNTVADAYGELVAEGWLTARQGSGTRVARRVVPPEPAPPRTPPPAAVAATRPTYDLRAGQPDVSAFPRSAWLSAARRALTAAPNEAFGYGDPAGRPELRRVLADYLARARGVRAAPERIVVCAGFVQGLALLSRVRAKAGHREVGVESYGLDVHWNVMRGAGLRTVPLPVDQQGVRTAELDRSAGLRTVLLTPAHQFPTGVSLHPDRRAAVVDWASRVGGLILEDDYDGEFRYDRHPVGALQGLDPEHVVYLGTASKSLAPALRLAWMVVPDHLLDDVLAVKGTGEWQSGALDQLTLAEFIDSGAYDRHVRGMRMRYRRRRDQLVAALAERAPRVRVTGIAAGLHAVLQLPPGTERSVVQGAAWQSLALEGLSRYRYREQRQPDEPGPDPDGQPDALVFAYGAPPDHAFTGALEALCRVLP
- a CDS encoding ABC transporter permease; this encodes MSATATRPSTDPATEPAATGTAADETRPSLLSAVVHSHAARKLAVLVVIAAVLVPLAHAKWASGSWPDALTVDVSEPLGKASDWIIDNRDSHWIFLYFFGHISNVVIICVRAVYVVLLTLGWAGVTAASTLVAWRVAGVRVAVTTLVSFAVCGLLGMWVPTMQTLALMAVAVTASVVIGGLLGLAGGLSERAFRALRPILDTMQVLPAFAYLLPVVLIFGIGVPGAVLATVIYAAPPMARLTALGLRGADAGVLEAVASLGATWRQRLLSARLPLARKELLLGVNQAIMMALSMAVIASVIGGGGLGDRVYQALSSVDVGKALAAGLPIVLLAVVMDRTTASAGERLGEPPAEGGPRLLRGWPAWAGVGVITVAVTLVGRLAGSQTWPTGWTVPIEEPVNQFKDWMVDHLYTGVPVVGGTADWASDYVKWILDPLREGLQGLPWYAVLLIVATLAWLIGTWATALTATAAMAAIGVLGVWAPSMDTLSQVLAAVFVTLVLGFAIGIAAARSTRLERLLRPVLDVCQTMPQFVYLIPVVALFGVGRAPAAAAAIVYALPAVIRITTQGLRNVDPAALESARSLGATQGQQLRQVQLPLARPALLLAVNQGVVLVLAVVIIGGLVGSGALGYDVVFGLAQGDLATGLVAGAAIVCLGLMLDRVTQPTSRRDRKGA